In Bombus affinis isolate iyBomAffi1 chromosome 11, iyBomAffi1.2, whole genome shotgun sequence, one genomic interval encodes:
- the LOC126921771 gene encoding pre-mRNA-splicing factor ISY1 homolog: MARNAEKAMTTLARWRAAQSNEGARKEQERRPYLASECRDLRKAEKWRMQIIREIAKKVAQIQNAGLGEFRIRDLNDEINKLLREKRHWEAQIKELGGPDYSRVGPRMLDHEGREVPGNRGYKYFGAAKELPGVRELFEQEPPPPPRKTRAELMKDIDADYYGYRDDDDGILSPLEQKAEQEAREKAVQEWLTQNEKQPEVEEEIETTAQKAIPSQQDIQEALLARKKQELLEKYVL, from the exons atg GCGCGGAACGCGGAAAAGGCTAT GACCACTCTTGCTCGGTGGAGAGCTGCACAAAGCAACGAAGGAGCCAGAAAGGAACAGGAAAGAAGACCATATTTAGCTTCTGAATGTAGAGACTTGCGAAAAGCAGAAAAGTGGAGAATGCAAATAATTAGAGAAATTGCAAAAAAGGTTGCACAGATTCAAAATGCTGGTCTAGGGGAATTTCGAATTCGAGATTTGAATGATGAGATTAATAAATTGTTGAGAGAAAAACGACACTGGGAGGCTCAGATAAAAGAATTAGGTGGGCCTGATTATTCCAGAGTAGGACCACGTATGCTAGACCACGAAGGTCGTGAG GTTCCTGGAAACCGTGGTTACAAATATTTTGGAGCAGCGAAAGAACTACCAGGTGTTAGAGAATTATTTGAACAAGAACCACCGCCTCCACCTCGTAAAACACGCGCTGAGTTAATGAAGGACATCGATGCTGATTATTATGGTTACAGAGACGACGATGATGGAATTTTGTCGCCTTTGGAACAGAAAGCTGAACAGGAAGCAAGGGAAAAAGCAGTGCAGGAATGGCTAACACAAAACGAGAAACAGccagaagtagaagaagaaatCGAAACAACTGCACAAAAAGCAATACCATCGCAACAAGATATTCAGGAAGCGTTACTTGCAAGAAAAAAACAAGAACTATTAGAGAAATATGTACTTTGA